A single region of the Sphingomonas naphthae genome encodes:
- a CDS encoding helix-turn-helix domain-containing protein: MSQPSTLGARIKAIRRVAGMGQDALAQALGFSTRSLISWERDVVEPPLGVVRQLCRDHEVDVGWLVFGTDTTPARHHGPADWPRYERLLAMIEALRVDVGLRLKPGRCQVLARSLYDEGDDADADTRRRLRHMLLALSQGD, encoded by the coding sequence GTGAGTCAGCCATCGACCCTCGGGGCGCGCATCAAGGCGATCCGTCGCGTAGCGGGAATGGGTCAGGATGCACTGGCGCAGGCGCTGGGCTTCTCCACGCGGTCCCTGATCAGCTGGGAAAGAGATGTGGTCGAACCGCCGCTTGGCGTCGTGCGGCAGCTCTGCCGCGATCATGAGGTCGATGTCGGCTGGCTCGTCTTCGGCACCGATACCACGCCTGCACGCCATCATGGCCCTGCCGACTGGCCTCGGTACGAGCGGCTGCTGGCGATGATCGAAGCGCTTCGCGTCGATGTCGGCCTACGCCTCAAACCCGGTCGCTGTCAGGTATTGGCCCGCTCGCTTTACGACGAAGGCGACGATGCCGATGCTGACACACGCCGGCGCCTGCGGCATATGCTGCTCGCGCTATCACAAGGGGACTGA